The genomic DNA ATACGCTGACCGCATGCAGATCACCGTGGTCGACCACCCCCTGGCCGCCGTCCGTCTCACCGCGCTGCGCGCCGAGGCCACCGACAACGCCTCCTTCCGCGCGGCGCTCAAGGAGCTCACCCAGATGCTGGTCTACGAGGCCATGCGCGAGGCCGCCGTCGCGCCGGTGACGGTCACCACGCCGCTCGAGGACACCGACGGTGCCGCGCTCGCCTCCCCGCCGCTCCTGGTGCCCGTGCTCCGCGCCGGCCTGGGGATGGTCGACCAGGCGCACGCGATGCTCCCGGAATCCCAGGTGGGCTTCGTCGGCATGGGCCGCAACGAGGAGACCCACGTCCCCGAGCCCTACTTCCAGTCGCTGCCCGCCGATCTCGCGGGCCGCCCGGTGTTCGTGCTCGACCCGATGCTCGCGACCGGCGGCTCGATGGTCGAGACGCTGGGCCTGCTCGCGCAGCGCGGTGCGACCGACGTCACGGCCGTGTGCGTCGTCGCCGCGCCCGAGGGCGTGCAGGCGCTCGCCGACTGCGGCCATCCCGTGCGGCTGGTCACGGCCACCGTCGACCGGGGGCTGAACGAGAACGCCTACATCGTGCCCGGTCTCGGCGACGCCGGCGACCGCCAGTTCGGCCCGCGCTGGACCTGATCCGCCGACCCCGGGGCGCTACGGCGCCGCCCAGAATCCGGTCGCGGGCTCGGTGAAGTCGCCGGACGCCGTACTGATCACCAGGCCGCTGGGAGTGATGTTGATCGTCGCGTCCGGGGCGCGGGCGACCCACCCGGGACCCGCCGGCAGGACGCCCTCGATGCGGGTGCCGGATCCGGTGTCGGTGCGCCAGCCCGCGTAGTACAGGGAGCCCGCGCGGTCGCAGACCACGGCCTGCGAGGTGGCCGTGAGGACCATCATCTTCGCGGCGTCGCCGTCCGTGCAGCGCGCCTGCGTCCCGAGGAAGCCGAGCGCATCGGTGCCGGGGATCGACGGTGCGGGCGCGGGACCGTCGTGTCGCTCGGGCGGCGGCGCCGTCGAAGAGGAGGGGCTCGACGTTCCCGACGGCGGTGCCGCGGCCGTCGCGGGCTCGGTGGAGCGCTTACCGCTGACGTACGCCGTGGCCCCCGCCGCGGCGGCGACCACGATGAGTACCCCCACGAGTACGGACACGGCGATCACCCGGCCGCGCGCAGGGCCGGCCGGACGGGCTGGGCGGGTCACCCGAAGGCCGCCCACTTACGCACCGTGTCGGTCACCGCGGCGAGCCGCTGTCGGGCGCGCGCCTCGGCGCCGTTCGTGTCGCTGTCGGCCGTCACGGGCTCGATCACCTCCAGGTAGAACTTCGCCTTCGGCTCCGTTCCGGAGGGCCGCACGGTGACCCGCACGCCATCGCCGCGGAACACCAGCGCGTCCGTCGCGGGACGGGCCGTCAGAAGATCCTCACAGCCGACGGCGGTGTTTGCAACTTCAACAGGCGGGGAGGCGCGGAGGGCGGCCATGATCGCCGCGATCCGCGCGACGTCGTCCACGCGCAGCGCGTACTGGCCCGAGAGGTACACGCCGTGCCGCCGGTACAGGGCGTCGAGCGCGTCCGGCAGGCCGCTGCCCTGCGCCTTCAGTGCCGCGGCGTAGCCCGCGGCGACGACCGCGGCGGAGATCCCGTCCTTGTCGCGCACCGTCGCGGGGTCGACGCAGAGGCCGAGTGCCTCCTCGTAGGCGAACACGAGGCCGTCGCCCGCGCGGACGAGGTTCTTGAACCCGGTGAGGGTGCGTGCGTAGCGCGCGCCGCGGCTCTCCGCGATGGCGCCGAGCAGCTCCGAGCTCACGATGGTCGTCGCGACCAAGGGGCTGGCCCCGGCCGACGGCGCGCCGGCCAGCGGGTCGTCGAGCAGGTGCGCGCCGAGGAGCGAGCCGGCTTCGTCGCCGGTGAGCATCCGCCAGCCGTCGGGGAACCGGGCCCCGAGGGCGCACCGGTCTGCGTCGGGGTCGAGCGCGATCGCGAGGTCGGCGTCGACGCGCTCGGCGAGGGCGAGTAGCAGGTCGGAGGCGCCCGGCTCCTCGGGATTGGGGAACGTCACCGTCGGGAACTCGCCGTCGGGGGCGAACTGCTGTTCCACGACGTGGACATCGTCGAAGCCGCTGCGCCGCAGGGCCTCCACCGCGACCTTCCCGCCGACGCCGTGCATCGGCGTGAGCGCGATCCGCAGGGGCACGGCGGGCGCCGCGCGCAGGGAGGAGACGCGATCCAGGTACGCCGCGACGACCTCCGTCGCGCGGGGATCGGCGGGCACCGGCGTCCGGTCGATCGCGACGGCGGCGGGCGCCGCGGCGATGAGCTTCTCGATCTCGGCGTCCGCGGGGGAGACCAATTGGGCGCCGCCGCTGAGGTAGACCTTGTAGCCGTTGTCGGCGGGCGGGTTGTGCGACGCGGTGATCTGCACGCCGGCGACGGCGCCGAGCGCCCTGGTCGCGAACGACACCCACGGCGTGGGGCCGGGCTCGGGGAGCGCGACCACGGCGAAGCCCTGCGCGGCGAGCACCTCGGTCGCGGCGGCGAAGAAGGCCTCGGACCCGCGCCGCGCATCCCGTCCGACGACGACGGTGCCGCCGCCCAGGCACGTGGCCTTGAGCCACTCGCCGAGCGCCCAGGTCGCGCGGGTCACGACGGCCACGTTCATGCCCGACGGTCCGCCGCGCACCGGGCCCCGCAGGCCCGCGGTACCGAAGGACAGCGGTGCCGCGAAGCGTTCGGCCAACTGGTCGCCGTCGAGCGCCTCGAGCTCGGCGCGCGTCGCGGGATCGGGGTCGCCCTCGATCCAGGCCAGGACCTCGGCTGCGAGTTCGGCGCCCATCTACATCGCCTCGATCACGTCGGCGAGCAGGCCGCCCATCCGCGCGGCCGCCTCGCGCCCGGCCTCGAGGACCTCCTCGTGGTTGAGCGGTTCGCCGGTGATGCCGGCGGCCAGGTTCGTGACCAGCGAGATCCCCAGCACCGCGGCATCCTCGGCGCGGGCGGCGATGGTCTCGTGCACCGTCGACATGCCCACCAGGTCCGCGCCCAGCGTGCGCAGCATGCGGATCTCGGCGGGAGTCTCGTAGTGCGGGCCGGGCAGGCCGGCGTAGACGCCCTCGTTCAGGGACGGGTCCACCTGCTGCGCCAGGGCCCGCAGTGCGGGGGAGTAGGCGTCGACCAGGTTGACGAACTGCGCGCCCACCAGTGGGGAGCGCGCGGTGAGGTTGAGGTGGTCGGCGATCAGCACCGGCTCGCCGACGAACATGCCCTCACGCAGGCCGCCCGCGGCGTTCGTGAGGATCACGGTCGATGCGCCCGCGGCGCACGCGGTGCGCACCGGATGGACGACGCGCGAGAGGTCGTGGCCCTCGTACGCGTGGGTGCGCCCCAGCAGTACCAGCACCCGCTTGCCGCCGACGACGACCGCGGACGCGGTGCCCTTGTGGCCCGCCGCGCTCGGAGGTGCGAAGTGGGGCAGGTCCGCCATCGGGATCGATCCGACGGCGCTGCCGCGCGCCGTGAGCGCCTCGGCGGCGGGCGCCCAGCCGGAGCCGAGCACGACCGCCACGTCGAAGCGTTCACGGCCGGTCGCCGCGATGAGCGCGTCGGCCGCCTCCCGGGCCGCCGTGGTGGGATCGTCGATGCCGGTGTCGCGTGCAGTCTGCGCCATGTGCTCCGATGCTAGCGGCTATCGTGATCGCCATGCCTTACGTCACGCGCACCGACGACGTCTTCACTCTCTTCCTGGGCGATGAGGGCGTCGAGCTCTCGGAGACCAACCCGGAGAACCGCTTCTCGCCGGACTGGGTCGACGCGGTGCACGCCCGCCTCGACGAGATCGAGGCGCAGGCCGCCGGATCGCCCGCCGCGCTGGTGGTCACCGCGACCGGCAAGTTCTTCTCGAACGGCCTCGACGTGATGTACATCCTCGCGAACACCGGCGAGCTGCCGACCTACCTGGATCGCGTGCACACGGTCTTCAGCCGCCTGCTGACCTTCCCGATGACCACGGTGGCCGCGATCAACGGGCACGCCTTCGGCGCCGGCGCCATGCTGGCACTGTCGTGCGACTTCGCGGTGATGCGTGAGGACCGCGGCTTCTTCTGCCTGCCCGAGGTCAGCCTCAAGATGGGCTTCACCGTGGGCATGGCCACTCTGCTGCGCTCGCGGCTGCCGTACCAGACCGCCATCGAGGCCATGACCACCGGACGTCGCTACGGCGGCGCCGACGCGGTGGCCGCGGGCATCGTGCAGTCCACCGCGTCCGAGACCGGACTGCTCCCCGCCGCGACCGCCCTCGCCGCGGCGAACGCGGCCGCCGACGGCCCCACGTTGAACAAGATCAAGAACGATCTGCACGCGCCGCTCATCGCGGACCTCGCCGTCCCGACGACCGAAGTCAAGTTCGGCTGACGGTGACCGGCCGCGTCACCTCCGTCCTGGAGGCGCTCACCGGCACCGTCGACCGCGCGCGGGACGACCTGGTCGCGGTCAGCCACGACATCCACGCCCGTCCCGAGCTGGCCTTCGAGGAGCGGTTCGCCTCTGGCCTGGTCGCCGACGCCCTGGCGGGGCACGGATTCGCGGTCGAGCGCGGCATCGCCGGCCTCGAGACCGCCTTCGTCGGGCGGGCCGGTTCGGGCCCGCTGCGCGTCGCCGTCTTCGCCGAGTACGACGCCCTGCCCGGGATCGGGCACGCCTGCGGGCACAACATCATCGCCGCGGCGGGCCTCGGCGCGGGCATCGCGCTCGCGGCCGTCGCCGACGAGCTGGGGCTGACCGTCGAGGTGTTCGGGACCCCCGCGGAGGAGTCCGGGGGCGGCAAGGTGCTCATGCTGCAGCGCGGTGCGTTCGACGGTGTCGCGTGCGCGGGCATGGTGCACCCGGCCCCGTTCGACGTGGTGCGCACCCGCACCCTGGCCCTCGCCGACCTCGCGATCCGGTACACCGGTCGCGAGGCGCACGCCTCCGCCGCCCCGTGGGCCGGCCGGAACGCGGGCGACGCCGCCACCGTCGCGCAGGTCGCGCTCGGCCTGCTGCGGCAGCACCTCGAGCCGGGGCAGCAACTCCACGGCATCGTCAGCGAGGGTGGGGCTGCGCCCAACGTCGTCCCGGCCGCCGCGGAACTGCTGTACTACCTGCGCGCCGACGACGCCGAGTCGCTGGAGCGGCTCACCGCTCGCGCCGGCGACTGCTTCGCCGCGGGCGCGGTGGCGGCCGGGTGCAGCCACGAGGTCACGGAGCTCGCGCCCGCGTACACCGAGCTGCGCAGCGACGACGGGCTCGCCGCCGCGTACCGCGCCGCGGCGGTCGCGATCGGCCGTGATCCGGTGGCGCCGGAGTACGAGAGGTTGGTGCCGCTGGGGAGTACCGACATGGGCAATGTGAGCCACGCTGTACCGTCGATCCATCCGCTGATCGGCCTGGAGACCGACGGGGCCGTGACCCATCAGCCGGAGTTCACGGCAGCCGCCGGTGGTCAGTCCGCCGATCGGGCCGTGCGCGACGGCGCGCTGGCCCTGGCCGCAGCCTTCGCTGCGGTCGCGGAGGACGAGGACGAGCGCGCGCGGCTGCTGACCGGGGCCGGGCGCCGCGGGCGAGAGGGAGGCGGACGGTGACGGGCACGGCGAGCGGGACTGCGGGCGAGGGCCTTTCGAGGGCCGCGTACGTCGACCAGTGGCTGCAGCGCAAGGGCGACTGGCTCCGCGAATTCCGCCGCGACCTGCACGCCCACCCCGAGCTGTCGTGGCGTGAGCAGCGCACGACGAACGCCGTGTTCGAGGCACTGGCCGCCGCGGGGCTGCACCCGCGCAAGCTGTCGACCACCGGCCTGGTGTGCGACCTCGGGCCGGCCACGGCCGAGCGCGTCGCGCTCCGCGCCGATATGGACGCACTGCCGATCCACGAGGCCACCGGTCTCGAGTACCAGTCGACCACGCCGGGCGTCTCGCACGCGTGCGGCCACGACGCGCATACGTCCATCCTCCTGGGCACCGGCCTCGCGCTGGCCGAGCTGGACCGCGCCGGCCGCCTGCCGGTCGGCGTGCGGCTGGTGTTC from Tsukamurella paurometabola includes the following:
- the upp gene encoding uracil phosphoribosyltransferase; its protein translation is MQITVVDHPLAAVRLTALRAEATDNASFRAALKELTQMLVYEAMREAAVAPVTVTTPLEDTDGAALASPPLLVPVLRAGLGMVDQAHAMLPESQVGFVGMGRNEETHVPEPYFQSLPADLAGRPVFVLDPMLATGGSMVETLGLLAQRGATDVTAVCVVAAPEGVQALADCGHPVRLVTATVDRGLNENAYIVPGLGDAGDRQFGPRWT
- a CDS encoding phospho-sugar mutase; this translates as MGAELAAEVLAWIEGDPDPATRAELEALDGDQLAERFAAPLSFGTAGLRGPVRGGPSGMNVAVVTRATWALGEWLKATCLGGGTVVVGRDARRGSEAFFAAATEVLAAQGFAVVALPEPGPTPWVSFATRALGAVAGVQITASHNPPADNGYKVYLSGGAQLVSPADAEIEKLIAAAPAAVAIDRTPVPADPRATEVVAAYLDRVSSLRAAPAVPLRIALTPMHGVGGKVAVEALRRSGFDDVHVVEQQFAPDGEFPTVTFPNPEEPGASDLLLALAERVDADLAIALDPDADRCALGARFPDGWRMLTGDEAGSLLGAHLLDDPLAGAPSAGASPLVATTIVSSELLGAIAESRGARYARTLTGFKNLVRAGDGLVFAYEEALGLCVDPATVRDKDGISAAVVAAGYAAALKAQGSGLPDALDALYRRHGVYLSGQYALRVDDVARIAAIMAALRASPPVEVANTAVGCEDLLTARPATDALVFRGDGVRVTVRPSGTEPKAKFYLEVIEPVTADSDTNGAEARARQRLAAVTDTVRKWAAFG
- a CDS encoding purine-nucleoside phosphorylase; amino-acid sequence: MAQTARDTGIDDPTTAAREAADALIAATGRERFDVAVVLGSGWAPAAEALTARGSAVGSIPMADLPHFAPPSAAGHKGTASAVVVGGKRVLVLLGRTHAYEGHDLSRVVHPVRTACAAGASTVILTNAAGGLREGMFVGEPVLIADHLNLTARSPLVGAQFVNLVDAYSPALRALAQQVDPSLNEGVYAGLPGPHYETPAEIRMLRTLGADLVGMSTVHETIAARAEDAAVLGISLVTNLAAGITGEPLNHEEVLEAGREAAARMGGLLADVIEAM
- a CDS encoding enoyl-CoA hydratase/isomerase family protein encodes the protein MPYVTRTDDVFTLFLGDEGVELSETNPENRFSPDWVDAVHARLDEIEAQAAGSPAALVVTATGKFFSNGLDVMYILANTGELPTYLDRVHTVFSRLLTFPMTTVAAINGHAFGAGAMLALSCDFAVMREDRGFFCLPEVSLKMGFTVGMATLLRSRLPYQTAIEAMTTGRRYGGADAVAAGIVQSTASETGLLPAATALAAANAAADGPTLNKIKNDLHAPLIADLAVPTTEVKFG
- a CDS encoding amidohydrolase; translation: MTVTGRVTSVLEALTGTVDRARDDLVAVSHDIHARPELAFEERFASGLVADALAGHGFAVERGIAGLETAFVGRAGSGPLRVAVFAEYDALPGIGHACGHNIIAAAGLGAGIALAAVADELGLTVEVFGTPAEESGGGKVLMLQRGAFDGVACAGMVHPAPFDVVRTRTLALADLAIRYTGREAHASAAPWAGRNAGDAATVAQVALGLLRQHLEPGQQLHGIVSEGGAAPNVVPAAAELLYYLRADDAESLERLTARAGDCFAAGAVAAGCSHEVTELAPAYTELRSDDGLAAAYRAAAVAIGRDPVAPEYERLVPLGSTDMGNVSHAVPSIHPLIGLETDGAVTHQPEFTAAAGGQSADRAVRDGALALAAAFAAVAEDEDERARLLTGAGRRGREGGGR